From Roseisolibacter agri, a single genomic window includes:
- a CDS encoding vanadium-dependent haloperoxidase — MTRSALVLRTLRGLLGAGLALAACADPPTTSRVSRAPAANRGTGSGPRADAALLSVAWEATARQLIASHPTFTPVTAVRVYALHALAQYGGLVAADFGGGTAQFEVRRGAIAGASAQLLAFVFPDAAAMLEAQLAAQAAGGDGRVHPQFARGVAIGRAMGDLMIAWARADGATTPWTGPPLPTGAGIWTPAPNSVPAGIQVPRTHPYFLTSASQFRPPPPPAFGTAAFDVEVARVLAVTQARTPAQAAIANLWNQGSGTETTPGFWLREAAELAVAAGLDERETAHLLALLGATMLDASVGCFDAKYFYLVLRPSQANPAITRPEGLPGFPYALPNHPSYPSGHMCLSGAAVTILSAYFPRSADMLAAQLQEAGLSRVYGGIHYFMDIAAGQTLGRQTALLALAYDDAYGLLTAVPGLGVSP, encoded by the coding sequence ATGACACGATCCGCGCTCGTCCTCCGCACGCTGCGCGGCCTGCTCGGTGCGGGGCTCGCGCTGGCCGCGTGCGCCGATCCGCCCACCACGTCCCGCGTGTCGCGCGCTCCCGCGGCCAACCGCGGCACGGGCTCGGGCCCCCGCGCCGACGCCGCGCTGCTCTCCGTCGCCTGGGAGGCGACCGCGCGGCAGCTGATCGCGAGCCATCCGACGTTCACCCCCGTGACGGCGGTGCGCGTCTACGCGCTGCACGCGCTGGCGCAGTACGGCGGCCTCGTGGCGGCCGACTTCGGCGGCGGGACCGCGCAGTTCGAGGTGCGCCGCGGCGCGATCGCAGGCGCGTCGGCGCAGCTCCTCGCCTTCGTCTTTCCCGACGCGGCGGCGATGCTGGAAGCGCAGCTCGCCGCGCAGGCCGCGGGCGGCGACGGCCGCGTGCATCCGCAGTTCGCGCGCGGCGTCGCGATCGGGCGCGCGATGGGTGACCTGATGATCGCGTGGGCGCGTGCGGACGGCGCGACGACGCCCTGGACCGGCCCGCCGCTGCCCACCGGCGCGGGGATCTGGACACCGGCGCCGAACAGCGTGCCCGCGGGCATCCAGGTGCCCCGCACGCACCCGTACTTCCTGACGTCGGCCAGCCAGTTCCGCCCGCCGCCGCCGCCCGCGTTCGGTACCGCCGCGTTCGACGTCGAGGTGGCGCGCGTGCTCGCGGTGACGCAGGCGCGCACGCCCGCACAGGCCGCGATCGCGAACCTCTGGAACCAGGGGAGCGGCACCGAGACGACGCCCGGCTTCTGGCTGCGCGAGGCCGCGGAGCTCGCCGTCGCGGCGGGCCTCGACGAGCGCGAGACCGCCCACCTGCTCGCGCTCCTGGGCGCCACGATGCTCGACGCCAGCGTCGGCTGCTTCGACGCGAAGTACTTCTACCTCGTGCTGCGCCCCTCGCAGGCGAACCCCGCCATCACGCGGCCGGAGGGGTTGCCGGGCTTCCCGTACGCGCTCCCCAACCATCCGTCGTACCCCTCCGGGCACATGTGCCTTTCGGGTGCGGCCGTCACCATCCTCTCCGCGTACTTCCCGCGCAGCGCCGACATGCTCGCGGCGCAGCTGCAGGAGGCGGGGCTGTCACGCGTCTATGGCGGCATCCACTACTTCATGGACATCGCCGCCGGCCAGACGCTCGGGCGGCAGACGGCGCTGCTGGCGCTCGCGTACGACGACGCCTACGGCCTGCTGACGGCCGTGCCCGGACTCGGCGTCTCGCCATGA
- a CDS encoding outer membrane protein assembly factor BamD, which yields MRPLSSPAARRRLALACLVVATAATAAACGGRGFQPRKFTQASELFTASMREFQRKKWDNALAGFDLLASQLPARDTLLPLVYYHQAQAHARKGEHLLAAQAYQRIGDAFPDDSLADDALFQQAREYQKLWRKPQLDAQYGTTALGTFRQVLSLYPESPLTAETGKQITMLNEWFATKDFDTGMHYFRRKAYDPALIYFKDVVRLYPGTPAARRAYFRMLESYRAINYKEEQAEVCAEMRRFYPTDAEVANACPAPPAAASAAPATPPTVPQSAPQTIPQAVSPATGAPATGTPGTPPPAAAPSG from the coding sequence ATGCGTCCTCTCTCCTCGCCCGCCGCCCGGCGCCGCCTGGCGCTGGCCTGCCTCGTCGTCGCGACCGCGGCCACCGCCGCGGCCTGCGGCGGGCGCGGCTTCCAGCCGCGCAAGTTCACGCAGGCGTCCGAGCTGTTCACGGCGTCGATGCGCGAGTTCCAGCGGAAGAAGTGGGACAACGCGCTGGCGGGCTTCGACCTGCTGGCGTCGCAGCTGCCGGCGCGCGACACCCTGCTGCCCCTGGTCTACTACCACCAGGCGCAGGCGCACGCGCGCAAGGGGGAGCACCTGCTGGCCGCCCAGGCCTACCAGCGCATCGGCGACGCCTTCCCCGACGACTCGCTGGCCGACGACGCGCTGTTCCAGCAGGCGCGCGAGTACCAGAAGCTCTGGCGCAAGCCGCAGCTGGACGCGCAGTACGGCACGACCGCGCTGGGGACGTTCCGGCAGGTGCTCTCGCTCTACCCGGAGTCGCCGCTGACGGCGGAGACGGGGAAGCAGATCACGATGCTGAACGAGTGGTTCGCGACCAAGGACTTCGACACCGGGATGCACTACTTCCGGCGGAAGGCCTACGACCCGGCGCTGATCTACTTCAAGGACGTCGTGCGCCTGTACCCGGGGACGCCGGCCGCGCGCCGCGCGTACTTCCGGATGCTCGAGTCCTACCGCGCGATCAACTACAAGGAGGAGCAGGCGGAGGTGTGCGCCGAGATGCGCCGCTTCTACCCGACCGACGCCGAGGTGGCGAACGCCTGCCCGGCGCCGCCGGCGGCGGCCAGCGCCGCGCCGGCCACCCCGCCGACGGTCCCGCAGTCGGCGCCGCAGACCATCCCGCAGGCCGTGTCGCCCGCCACGGGCGCGCCGGCCACCGGCACGCCCGGCACGCCGCCCCCCGCGGCGGCGCCGAGCGGCTGA
- a CDS encoding nucleotide sugar dehydrogenase: MKAQLLGKIADRSAVVGVVGLGYVGLPLAMEFAKAGFTVIGYDVSQRVVDLLNRGDSHIQDVPAAEVKAQVDAGRFVASAEEARLRECDAISIAVPTPLSKTRDPDMAFVLAVADAIQRQARPGMVVVLESTTYPGTTRELLQPRLEAAGLTVGEDVFVAFSPERVDPGNAKYHTKNTPKVLGGITPACVEVASRLYESCIDTVVPVSSPEAAELVKLLENTFRAVNIGLVNEIAIVCDKLGVDVWEVIDAAATKPFGFMKFTPGPGIGGHCIPLDPHYLAWKMRTLNYKTRFIDLASEINSSMPDFVVEKVAHALNDDRKAVKGSRVLVLGIAYKRDIDDMRESPALDVMRLLEQRGAEVAYHDPHVPTFREEGQTHHGVELTAEELRRADAVVIVTDHKAIDWQFVVDHAGVVVDTRNAVAKLRPSRARIVPLSTSRVTGAGEGNGVPTLPPAAPAAPVAR; encoded by the coding sequence ATGAAAGCGCAGCTGCTGGGCAAGATCGCGGACCGCTCCGCCGTCGTCGGCGTGGTGGGGCTCGGATACGTCGGCCTCCCGCTGGCGATGGAGTTCGCCAAGGCCGGCTTCACGGTCATCGGCTACGACGTGAGCCAGCGGGTCGTCGACCTGCTGAACCGCGGCGACTCGCACATCCAGGACGTCCCCGCGGCCGAGGTGAAGGCCCAGGTGGACGCGGGCCGCTTCGTCGCCAGCGCCGAGGAGGCGCGGCTGCGCGAGTGCGACGCGATCTCGATCGCCGTGCCGACGCCGCTCTCCAAGACGCGCGACCCGGACATGGCGTTCGTGCTCGCCGTCGCCGACGCGATCCAGCGGCAGGCACGCCCGGGCATGGTCGTCGTGCTCGAGAGCACCACGTATCCCGGCACGACGCGCGAGCTGCTGCAGCCGCGCCTCGAGGCGGCCGGCCTGACGGTCGGCGAGGACGTGTTCGTGGCGTTCAGCCCCGAGCGCGTCGATCCCGGCAACGCCAAGTACCACACGAAGAACACGCCGAAGGTCCTCGGCGGCATCACCCCCGCCTGCGTGGAGGTGGCGTCGCGCCTCTACGAGTCGTGCATCGACACCGTGGTGCCGGTGTCGTCGCCCGAGGCCGCGGAGCTGGTGAAGCTGCTCGAGAACACGTTCCGCGCGGTGAACATCGGGCTGGTGAACGAAATCGCCATCGTGTGTGACAAACTGGGCGTGGACGTCTGGGAGGTCATCGACGCGGCGGCGACGAAGCCGTTCGGCTTCATGAAGTTCACGCCGGGGCCCGGCATCGGCGGGCACTGCATCCCGCTCGATCCGCACTACCTCGCGTGGAAGATGCGGACGCTGAACTACAAGACGCGCTTCATCGACCTGGCGAGCGAGATCAACTCGTCGATGCCCGACTTCGTGGTCGAGAAGGTCGCGCACGCGCTGAACGACGACCGCAAGGCGGTGAAGGGGAGCCGCGTGCTGGTCCTCGGCATCGCGTACAAGCGCGACATCGACGACATGCGCGAGAGCCCCGCGCTGGACGTCATGCGCCTGCTGGAGCAGCGCGGCGCCGAGGTCGCGTACCACGACCCGCACGTGCCGACCTTCCGCGAGGAGGGGCAGACGCACCACGGCGTGGAGCTGACGGCCGAGGAGCTCCGGCGCGCCGACGCGGTCGTCATCGTGACCGACCACAAGGCGATCGACTGGCAGTTCGTGGTCGACCATGCGGGCGTCGTCGTGGACACGCGGAACGCGGTGGCCAAGCTGCGTCCGAGCCGGGCGCGCATCGTCCCGCTGTCGACGTCGCGCGTGACGGGGGCGGGGGAGGGGAACGGGGTGCCGACGCTCCCGCCCGCGGCCCCGGCCGCGCCGGTGGCCCGCTGA
- the nadD gene encoding nicotinate-nucleotide adenylyltransferase: protein MRLGVLGGTFDPPHVGHLLIASDAVEQLSLDRVVFIPAALQPLKPGSAQTPPGVRLAMVRALVGDDPRFVVDPIEIDRGGLSYTVDTLGTLAAQQPGAELFLLAGADVLTTFARWREPERIRRQATLVVLTRGGEDGTVPTAAPPDFPGGAPVFLPTRRVDVSSTEVRARLAAGRPIRGFVPESVADLIRSAGLYR, encoded by the coding sequence GTGCGCCTGGGCGTCCTCGGCGGGACCTTCGATCCGCCCCACGTGGGGCACCTCCTGATCGCGTCCGACGCGGTCGAGCAGCTGTCGCTCGACCGCGTCGTGTTCATCCCGGCGGCGCTGCAGCCGCTGAAGCCGGGGTCCGCGCAGACCCCGCCGGGCGTGCGGCTGGCGATGGTGCGCGCCCTGGTGGGGGACGATCCGCGCTTCGTCGTCGACCCCATCGAAATCGATCGCGGCGGGTTATCATATACCGTCGACACGCTCGGGACCCTGGCGGCACAGCAGCCGGGGGCCGAGCTGTTCCTGCTCGCAGGTGCGGACGTGCTGACCACGTTCGCGCGCTGGCGGGAGCCGGAGCGCATCCGGCGGCAGGCCACGCTCGTGGTGCTGACGCGCGGAGGGGAGGACGGGACCGTGCCGACCGCGGCCCCGCCGGACTTCCCCGGAGGGGCGCCCGTCTTCCTGCCGACCCGCCGCGTGGACGTGTCGTCCACGGAGGTGCGCGCCCGCCTGGCGGCGGGGCGCCCGATTCGGGGCTTCGTGCCCGAGAGCGTCGCCGATCTCATCCGATCGGCGGGGCTGTACCGATAG
- the secA gene encoding preprotein translocase subunit SecA gives MLKSIVNRVFGTRHDRERRRVAPIVDAINEQYERLQGVSEAELRGQTAKFREILRERTAELEARIAELKAAKHDTSDAAERERLDAELSGLDGRGGLEAELRETIAEVLDEILPEAFATAREAARRLSGSTVNVTGTELTWDMVHYDVQLIGGVQLHMGKIAEMATGEGKTLVATLPLYLNAIPARGAHLVTVNNYLARRDSQWMGHLYTYLGLTVGCIDDTEPGTPERRAAYECDITYGTNNEFGFDYLRDNMVTSLDQRVQRPHWFAIVDEVDSVLIDEARTPLIISGPVGNEGDVMYAEHNDKVQRLVRRQNEMVNGLVGEGERALESGDTSTASLLLFKAQLGAPKNKRLLKAYQESGVKQLVQRMELDYLADRKLPASKQQYRDLEDDLLYVLDEKGHTVHLTDRGVDFLAPQNHDEFVLPDISTEVHRIEHDHDLSASEKLEQRRAVEIEYARKSEVLHIVHQLLRAHALYEKDVNYVVQEGQVLIVDEYTGRTMPGRRWSEGLHQAVEAKERVQVKGETQTMATITIQNYFRLYEKLAGMTGTAETEEGEFHQIYGLEVAVIPTNRPIARDDRQDLIYKTRREKYNAIVEETRRLHELGLPVLVGTTSVEASETLARLFARAGLKHNVLNAKYHQREAEIVAMAGQPGAITIATNMAGRGTDIKLGAGVKESRPSTVKDLDGKDVEVTEDGGLHIIGSERHESRRIDRQLRGRAGRQGDPGASQFFLSLEDDLMRLFGSERIAKLMDRLGAQDGEVLTHPMITRSIESAQKRVELQNFQQRKRLLEYDDVMNQQREVIYSLRAFALEGGEELKGEARKMVEKALARRVETTLGEFAEDDAEAWDPALLRQDLLMHYLVTVPAFEAENGTEPARPASVADAQALASTAGLEAFDRKIKELDDVTDDGGQGYGERLLALVMLNVLDEKWKDHLYDLDQLRAAIHYRSWGQKDPLVEYKQEAYTMFVDLMNDVASTFTERFLKAQLVFDPMPPMDPYAGALPGGYDGGQAAPPSDGKKRRYNALGILEEIEETGPEQAAAGNGAHGDEPQIVEATYDAGSADDAPAAGEPQGAVDVGPAEPPAAPAAQPPVAARRDPAVVGAGPVRSLAAPQPLPAGDWSNVGRNDPCPCGSGKKFKKCHGAHL, from the coding sequence ATGCTCAAGAGTATCGTCAACCGCGTCTTCGGCACCCGGCACGACCGGGAGCGCCGCCGTGTCGCCCCGATCGTCGACGCGATCAACGAGCAGTACGAGCGCCTCCAGGGCGTCTCGGAGGCGGAGCTGCGCGGCCAGACCGCGAAGTTCCGCGAGATCCTGCGCGAGCGCACCGCGGAGCTGGAGGCCCGGATCGCCGAGCTGAAGGCCGCGAAGCACGACACGAGCGACGCGGCCGAGCGCGAGCGGCTGGACGCCGAGCTGTCCGGGCTCGACGGGCGCGGCGGTCTCGAGGCCGAGCTGCGCGAGACGATCGCGGAGGTCCTCGACGAGATCCTTCCCGAGGCGTTCGCCACGGCGCGCGAGGCCGCGCGGCGCCTCTCCGGCTCGACCGTCAACGTAACGGGCACCGAGCTGACGTGGGACATGGTGCACTACGACGTGCAGCTGATCGGCGGCGTGCAGCTGCACATGGGGAAGATCGCGGAGATGGCGACGGGCGAGGGGAAGACGCTCGTCGCCACGCTGCCGCTCTACCTCAACGCGATCCCCGCGCGCGGCGCGCACCTGGTGACGGTGAACAACTACCTCGCCCGCCGCGACTCGCAGTGGATGGGGCACCTCTACACGTACCTCGGGCTCACCGTCGGCTGCATCGACGACACGGAGCCGGGCACGCCCGAGCGGCGCGCCGCGTACGAGTGCGACATCACGTACGGCACGAACAACGAGTTCGGCTTCGACTACCTGCGCGACAACATGGTGACGTCGCTGGACCAGCGCGTGCAGCGTCCGCACTGGTTCGCGATCGTCGACGAGGTCGACTCGGTCCTGATCGACGAGGCGCGCACGCCGCTCATCATCTCGGGCCCCGTGGGGAACGAGGGCGACGTGATGTACGCGGAGCACAACGACAAGGTGCAGCGCCTGGTCCGCCGCCAGAACGAGATGGTGAACGGGCTGGTGGGCGAGGGCGAGCGCGCGCTGGAGTCGGGCGACACGTCGACCGCGTCGCTGCTGCTGTTCAAGGCGCAGCTGGGCGCGCCGAAGAACAAGCGCCTGCTGAAGGCCTACCAGGAGTCGGGCGTCAAGCAGCTCGTGCAGCGCATGGAGCTCGACTACCTCGCGGACCGCAAGCTGCCGGCGAGCAAGCAGCAGTACCGCGACCTCGAGGACGACCTGCTGTACGTGCTCGACGAGAAGGGCCACACCGTCCACCTGACCGACCGCGGCGTGGACTTCCTGGCGCCGCAGAACCACGACGAGTTCGTGCTGCCGGACATCTCGACCGAGGTGCACCGCATCGAGCACGACCACGATCTGAGCGCGTCGGAGAAGCTGGAGCAGCGCCGCGCGGTCGAGATCGAGTACGCCCGCAAGAGCGAGGTCCTGCACATCGTCCACCAGCTGCTGCGCGCGCACGCCCTGTACGAGAAGGACGTGAACTACGTCGTGCAGGAAGGGCAGGTGCTCATCGTCGACGAGTACACCGGCCGCACGATGCCGGGGCGCCGGTGGAGCGAGGGGCTCCACCAGGCCGTCGAGGCGAAGGAGCGCGTGCAGGTGAAGGGCGAGACGCAGACGATGGCGACCATCACCATCCAGAACTACTTCCGCCTCTACGAGAAGCTCGCCGGCATGACGGGCACCGCGGAGACGGAGGAGGGCGAGTTCCACCAGATCTACGGCCTCGAGGTGGCCGTGATCCCGACGAACCGTCCGATCGCCCGCGACGACCGCCAGGACCTGATCTACAAGACGCGCCGCGAGAAGTACAACGCGATCGTCGAGGAGACGCGCCGCCTCCATGAGCTGGGGCTGCCGGTGCTCGTCGGCACGACGAGCGTCGAGGCGTCCGAGACGCTGGCGCGCCTGTTCGCGCGCGCGGGGCTCAAGCACAACGTCCTCAACGCCAAGTACCACCAGCGCGAGGCCGAGATCGTGGCGATGGCCGGCCAGCCGGGCGCGATCACGATCGCGACGAACATGGCCGGCCGCGGCACCGACATCAAACTCGGCGCCGGCGTGAAGGAGTCGCGTCCGAGCACGGTGAAGGACCTGGACGGAAAGGACGTGGAGGTCACCGAGGACGGCGGCCTGCACATCATCGGCTCCGAGCGCCACGAGTCGCGCCGCATCGACCGCCAGCTGCGCGGCCGCGCGGGCCGTCAGGGCGATCCCGGCGCGTCGCAGTTCTTCCTGTCGCTCGAGGACGACCTGATGCGCCTCTTCGGGTCGGAGCGCATCGCGAAGCTGATGGACCGGCTGGGCGCGCAGGACGGCGAGGTGCTCACGCACCCGATGATCACGCGCTCGATCGAGAGCGCGCAGAAGCGCGTCGAGCTGCAGAACTTCCAGCAGCGCAAGCGCCTGCTCGAGTACGACGACGTGATGAACCAGCAGCGCGAGGTCATCTACTCGCTGCGCGCGTTCGCGCTCGAGGGCGGCGAGGAGCTGAAGGGCGAGGCGCGCAAGATGGTCGAGAAGGCGCTCGCGCGGCGCGTCGAGACCACGCTCGGCGAGTTCGCGGAGGACGACGCGGAGGCGTGGGACCCGGCGCTGCTGCGCCAGGACCTGCTGATGCACTACCTCGTCACGGTCCCCGCGTTCGAGGCGGAGAACGGGACCGAGCCGGCGCGTCCGGCCTCGGTGGCGGACGCGCAGGCCCTCGCGAGCACGGCGGGCCTCGAGGCGTTCGACCGCAAGATCAAGGAGCTCGACGACGTCACGGACGACGGCGGGCAGGGCTACGGCGAGCGGCTCCTCGCGCTCGTCATGCTGAACGTCCTGGACGAGAAGTGGAAGGACCACCTGTACGATCTCGACCAGCTGCGCGCGGCGATCCACTACCGCTCGTGGGGCCAGAAGGACCCGCTGGTCGAGTACAAGCAGGAGGCCTACACGATGTTCGTCGACCTCATGAACGACGTCGCGAGCACGTTCACGGAGCGCTTCCTGAAGGCGCAGCTGGTGTTCGACCCGATGCCGCCGATGGATCCGTATGCGGGCGCGCTGCCGGGCGGCTACGACGGCGGCCAGGCGGCGCCGCCGAGCGACGGCAAGAAGCGCCGTTACAACGCGCTCGGCATCCTGGAGGAGATCGAGGAGACGGGGCCCGAGCAGGCGGCGGCCGGCAACGGCGCGCACGGCGACGAGCCGCAGATCGTGGAGGCGACGTACGACGCGGGCAGTGCGGACGACGCGCCCGCGGCGGGCGAGCCGCAGGGCGCGGTGGACGTCGGGCCGGCCGAGCCGCCGGCGGCGCCGGCCGCGCAGCCGCCGGTCGCCGCGCGTCGCGATCCCGCGGTCGTGGGCGCCGGTCCGGTGCGCTCGCTGGCCGCGCCGCAGCCGCTCCCCGCGGGCGACTGGAGCAACGTCGGCCGCAACGATCCGTGCCCGTGCGGGTCGGGGAAGAAGTTCAAGAAGTGCCACGGCGCGCACCTCTGA